Sequence from the Salvelinus alpinus chromosome 35, SLU_Salpinus.1, whole genome shotgun sequence genome:
AGGGAtggcccctgttgggcttggGTGGGCTAGCCCGTGCCCACCTTGCCCACCAAATACCCACATGGGAGTCATGTTTTCTGGGTATGAATGTTACATGCCATTACATTGGCATTTTACCAGCATTGACATGTAAAAGGACAGAGACCTGGATAAACCTGTTGCTGACACATGAGCTAGATATACAAATGTCAGCAGGGCCAGTCTGGCTTAGGAGGCCCAGGAAATAACAGTCTCTAATTAAGCAAAGGGATTTCACACACTCAACACAAGTATGTGtgttgctgagagagagagagagagagagagagagagagagagagagagagagagagagagagagagagagagagagagagagagagagagagagagcgagagagagagttgtgactTTTCCTGTGTCCTTAAGTGACATATTGCATGTGTAATTGGAGTGTAATGAATGAGGGAACAATCTTGCATATGTTCATAATTTCAATAGCTTTATTTTTCTTTAAAAATTAATAAAATTAAAAAAGTTGACATTATCCAACAAGgtaaaaacaaacacataaaTATTTGAGTGTGAACGTTGAGTGTGaactaaataataataaatatgatGCTCTGGGCATATGCCCAGTTTAGTTTCCATGTTTTACAGTGCAGTTCGGGGTATGACAGAATCACTCAAAACGTTTCAGAGGATCAAGGAGTGGTGTTGGTTTGGGCCATTTAGTTGGTGTTGGTGAAGGCCTGGTAGAGGGCGGTGAGCTGGGCCTTCAGGTCCTGGGCGTAGGGGTCCAGCTTGTCCTTCAAGTCCTCAGCATAGGGGGCCAGGCTCTTCTGCACCATCTGAGCTCTGGTGGTCAGCTGGCTCTGGAGGTTCTCGGCCAGGGGGGCCACTCTCTTCTGGAAGTCCTGCAGGCGCAGGTCCACCTTCTGCTTCAGCTCATCTGTGTAGGGACCCAGCTGGGACTGCAGCTCCTTCACACTCTGCTCCAGACTCCCCTTCAGCTCCTCACTCTTCTGGAGCAGGGTGGCCCTCAGGGCCTCGGAGTCCAGGGCCTCTGCATAGGGAGCCAGATCCTGTTTCAGCTGCTCCACTCTCTGCTGGACTTGTGTCTTCATCTCCTCTGCGTAGGGCTCCAGTTTCCCCTTGACACTGCCCAGGTCTTGCTCCAGACGCTCTTTCAGCACCTCAGCTTCCTGGGTAATCTTGGTCATCAGGTCCTTGGCTGCAGGAGGAAGCTGCTCCTGCAGGGAGATGGCGTATTGGCTGGCCACATCAGCACTCTCTGTAATGTGGTCactgcaggagaggagaggggtctggtcaggtcaggattctagttttatttatttattttattttacttactgtaactaggcaagtcagtcaagaacaaattcgtatttacaatgacggcctaccccggacaaaccctcccctaacccagacggcgtgggccaattgtgcaccatccTATgcaactcccaatcacggccggttgggatacagcccgggattgtctgtagtgatgcctctagcactgcgatgcagtgccttcgaccgctgcgccactcgggtgaCTAGTACTCTGAGGGCTTCcactacagacattacacacatgTTATGACAACTAGATCACAGGTCAAATTACTTACTTGACATCCTGTCCCAACTGAGACTTCCTGATCATCTGGACGGTGTCATCGGCAGTTTTTGTTGCCTTGGCGACGTAGTCCCAGAAGGCATCTGTCAGCTGCTCCAGCTGTGGCTTGGGCTCATCAGCATAGAATAGGTTAGCATGGCAACCTGTTGGGGCATGGAAGTAGAGTTAGTTCCTGTGAAACTGCTCGTTTAACCTGACCTGCTTTATGACCTTACACTGTTCAAGGAGCTTGAATTAGACTAAGTTTAAAATAATAATCATTCTAATAATCAAGTTGCATTCAAAAggtttcaataaaaaaaaattacagaGTAGTTATGTTTGTGGTAACATTAGATGTTACTTACCAGAGAGTATAGCAATTGCAAGCACCACCAACACCTTCATATTTGCGTTTCTCACTGAAACAGAAACATCATTAATCAATTACACTTCAATTACATTTGAATCTTAGAACCCTAAAATCCTAGTGTCTCAACACCTTGTTTTGAATCTCAGCATTGGCCTCACCTGTTTTTTTCTCggtgtatctctgtgtattcagtctgtctgtgtgtctatcaGGCCAGAGCCACGCTGTATATATAGTCGAAACCAGAGCTGTAGATGTAAGCCCAAAGTCCAGGAGTCACTGCCATGTCACCTCTCTTCCTGCTTCTACTACAACTCCTTGCTGGCTGTCATCACATGACTGTGCGGTTACTATAttgacatgcacacacgcacacacaatacacaatgaCAATACATTCTTTTGTTACCTTCATATTCATTCTCTGAGCCTGACAGACTGAACATAGACAGACCAGACTTGATTAAGCTTGCTTTGATTGAACTTCAATATGTTTATTTTGGGAATCTCCCCCACCACCATGGTCCTTTTTATTGGTTATATTCTAATTAGACAACTGTGCATGGACCTTGACCCTTCTACTGAAAGCCTCATTCTAGAGAAGACTTACAGTCAGGgatgcaactttcactggggacgcgGGGGgaagggggacatgtcccccccacattctgaaattgcatttttgttgcccacagttttatcattggaatgtgatacaataGAGGCAactgtgtgctttaggaccatgcggacgtctCCGAGCGGTTGGGTAgtctgtttggagtgtttatccgactggataaaaaATATAGAAATAATTTTCTAAaatatgtcccccccacttctaaaaccccTGCTTAAAGTAATACTAATGAGTAAAGGTATTCCACTGCTGATGGCCGGCAGATAAGCTTAAACATGTCCACACCACAGACACTTTGTAATCAGGTCAAGCAATGAGACCACAACCACATATAATACTAACTAGATTCTACAAACGCTGGCATTAGTCCATTTCATGGATTTCATGATTTCATTATAGACATCCTGGCGTTTGTTTAGCCATCAAAGGTAGCATCCCAACGGTTGTGTCTTCTCAACTGCCAACGCAAACCTATAGCGCAGTGTCAACCTTGACACATTTTAGTCATCACTGGGGTCAGAGGTTATTTAAGGTGTTGAACGTTGCACTGTAGTGCATTTACATAGGAAATAGTAGATTCCAGGCAACACCTTATTCTACTCTCTATAGAGTGGCACTGTGATGGTTTGTAATAAGGCACAGTGGGCAGATACGAGGTTTAGAACTCAACTCCTGACTTCAAAACtccagattaccaggatgtgacATCATGAATAACTCAAGTGATGTAGAATGAGTGCTGTGAAGATTCTCAATCTGGCCATTCTCTGGGTAGACTGATCCACCTTTTTGACATGGTAATGTTGTTCCCAGACACTTCTTTGCGCAATAACCTGGGGGCGAGGTTATGACAAGGTCAACTACCAGTATAGCACAGTAACACACTATCCATTTCAACAGAATAACTACAGTATGACAAAGGGGGAGCTTTACTTTGAAAAATGAAAGTCTACTGTAACATTTAATTGATTCCAAATAAGTTCCTAGACACCATATGTTATcttatgccttaaccaaccatgttgttccacctcctacatatgcgatgacatcacctggtttaaacgtctctagagactatatctctctcatcattactcaatgcctaggtttatctccaatgtactcacatcctaccttacgtttgtctgtacactatgccttgaatctatgctatcgtgcccagaaacctgctccttttactctctgttccgaacgtgctagacggccagttcgtatagcatttagccgtacccttatcctacttctcctctgttcctctggtgatgtagaggttaatccaggtcctgcagtgcttatccccactcccactcctcaggtgctctcatttgttgacttctgtaactgtaaaagccttggtttcatgcatgtcaacattagaagcctcctccctaagtttgttttactcactgctttaccacactctgccaaccctgatgtcttagccgtgtctgaatcctggcttaggaaaaccaccaaaaaccctgaaatctccatcgctaactataacattttccgccaagatagaactgccaaagggggcggtgttgcaatctactacaaagatagcctgcagagttctgtattactatccaagtctgtacccaaacaattcgagcttctacttctaaaaatgcacctttccagaaacaagtctctcactgttgccgcttgctatagacctccctctgcccccagctgtgccctcgacaccatatgtgaattgattgccccccatctatcttctgagctcgtgctactaggttacctaaactggaacatgcttaacaccctggccatcctacaatctaagcttgatgccctcaatctcacacaaattatcaatgaacctaccaggtacaactccaaatccgtaaacacgggcaccctcatagatgtcatcctaactaactcgccctccaaatacacctctgctgttttcaatcaagatctcagcgatcactgcctcattgcctgcatccgtaatgggtttgcgaccaaatgaccacccctcatcactgtcaaacgctccctaaaacacttctgcgagcaggcctttctaatcgacctggcctgggtatcctggaatgacattgacctcatcccgtcagttgatgatgcctggctattctttaaaagtgccttcctcaccatcttaaataagcatgccccattcaaaacatTTAGAACTAGGAATaaatatagtccttggttcactccagacctgtctgcccttgaccagcacaaaaacatcctgtggcgttctggatTAGCaacgaatagcccccgtgatatgcaacttttcagggaagttaggaacaaatatacacaggcagttaggaaagctaaggctagctttttcaaacagaaatttgcatcctgtaggactaactcaaaaaagttctgggacactgttaagtccatggagaataagagcacctcctcccagctgcccactgctctgaggctaggaaacactgtcaccaccgataaatccactataattgagaatttcaataagcatttctctacggctggccatgctttccacctggctacccctaccccggtcaactgcccggcaccctccacagcaacccgccaaagcccccaccatttctccttcacccaaatccagtcagctgatgttctgaaagagctgcaaaatctggacccctacaaatcagccaggctagacaatctggaccctctctttctaaaatgatctgccgaaattgttgcaacccctattactagcctgttcaacctctctttcgtgtcgtctgagattcccaaagattggaaagctgccgcggtcatccccctcttcaaagggggtgacactctagacccaaactgctacagatctatatctatcctaccctgtctttctaaggtcttcgaaagccaagttaacaaacagattaccgaccatttcgaatcccactgtatcttctccgCTATGAAATCTGGTTTcaaagctggtcatgggtgcacctcagccacggtcAAGGTcttaaacgacatcataaccgccatcgataagagacattactgcgcagccgtattcatcgacctggccaaggcttttgactctgtcaatcaccacattcttattggcagactcgacagccttggtttctcaaatgattgcctcgcctggtttaccaactacttctttgatagagttcagtgtgtcaaatcggagggcctgttgtccggaactctggcagtctctatggggtctcacagggttcaatcctcgggccgactctcttctctgtatacatcaatgatgttgcccttgctgctggtgattctctgatacacctctacgcagacgacaccattctgtatacttctggcccctctttggacactgtgttgactaacctccagacgagcttcaatgccatacaactctccttccgtggcctccaactgctcttaaatgcaagtaaaactaaatgcatgctattcaaccgatcactgcccgcacctgctcgcccgtccagcatcactactctggacggttctgacttagaatacgtggacaactacaaatacctaagtgtctggttagactgtaaactctccttccagactcacattaagcatctccaatccaaaatgaaatctagaatcgtcttcctatatcgcaacaaagcatccttcactcatgctgccaaacataccctcgtaaaactgaccatcctaccgatcctcgacttcggtgatgtcatctataaaatagcctccaacactctactcaacaaactggatgcagtctatcacagtgccatccggtttgtcaccaaagccccatacactacccaacattgcgacctgtacgctctcgttggctggccctcgcttcatactcgtcgccaaacccactggctacaggttatctacaagtctctgctagctaaagccccgccttatctcagctcactggtcaccatagcagcacccactcgtagcacgcgctccagcaggtatatctcactggtcacccccaaagccaattcctcctttggtcgtctttccttccagttctctgctgccaatgactggaacgaactgcaaaaatctctgaagctggaaacacttatctccctcactagctttaagcaccagctgtcagagcagctcacagattactgcacctgtacatagtccatctatgatttagcccaaacaactacctcttcccctactgtatttatttatttattttgctcctttgcaccccattatttctatttctacattgcacattcttccactgcaaatctaccattccagtgttttacttgctatattttATTTACCTTGCCACCATggctttttttttgcctttacctcccttatctcacctcagttgctcacattgtatatagacttttttttctactgtattattgactgtatgttttgtttattccatgtgtaactctgtgttgttgtatgtgtcgaactgctatgctttatcttggccaggtcgcagttgcaaatgagaacttgttctcaactagcctacctggttaaataaaggtgaaataaaaaatataaaaaatatactaGCTATTGTGAAATTACATCTAATGAATAGACTGGGCCCATGCGGCCCCTAACCCTAGACCCTATCACAGTGTGCATGGGCCGGGGTCAAATGAACTTTGGTCATACAACTGACACATGGAAGTGCTTGAACACATGAAAACTGAAAACTATATCATAGAATATATTCTGTGAGTCAATGCCAGCTGGCTGGACATCAAACTTAAACTGACTATAAATCAATAGCATATCTGATCAGACTGTGATACCTCATGAAGGTTGGGAGGAAGGTGTTGTCTGGACAAAGTGCTATTTATGTCTGAGAAATGTCTGTGATTGGCTCAGAGAATGGCTGATTCGATCTGAGACTTTCTGTGCCATCAAGGAAGAATCCATGAAACTGACCTGGTGTGAACCAGATACTCACTATTAGCATTGTAGAGTTGTAGCATCATATATAAAGACAAAGATACATTATGGTTGAGAGAAAGGAACAGGCTAGTGTATGTCAAAGTGCATAAGcctcaatacaacacaatacatctACCCTCAGATGATATTAACAGTAACAGACCGGTATAGCTGCAAGGCCAACAGTGTCCTGCTGCACATGTATCACTACTGCATATCATTGAAAAACTATAGACAAGGGGATTGAATGGAGATGTGTTTATCAGCATGCAGTCCCAGGAGATTGGTCTTCACTGAGtatctctgatcactactttatGTTCCAAACTCTGTTTGTGACACTTTACCCAGAGGTGATGATAACGCAGTGCTCTCCTGTGCATTCTGGGTCCAGGGGTTCATTGGGACAGGTCCAGGGTGAGTTGTAAGGACATATCTGGGCTGGGTCAGGTAGACAGGTGCTGAGTGGTGCACTGCGGTCTGAGGGTTTATGATTTGGAGCACTGCTGACAGCGAGGCACTGGCTCCTGGACTTTGTGTTCCTTACTGCCCTGCTCACTATATATACAGGCCAGGACACGGCTGAAACTACAGTCACTGCAGACTGGACTCAGAGATACACcaacacactcatacacaaaGACGGTAAGCTGGATTCTACAGGTCCATGGTATTATTTGATAGCATTCCATGATGTTTTTTTTCTGGTGGATTACAATGTTTTAAGTGATTGCTGCTTTATTTCACAGAATCTGATTGAGAGTCATGAAGGTCCTTGTGGTGCTCGCTCTGGCTGTATTCACTGGTGAGTGGGATACAAGAATATTCAGATTAGAAGTGAAATTTATAGAGCTGAAGTACAGCAACCTAATACCTTCCATCAATCTACCAAATTCATTTTAAGTCAATAGTCAACAATAACCATGGCAGAGGGAGTATACTTTTCTAGTTACCTTAATGCCGCCAACAGGTTGCCATGCCTAACCAGTAATGACCCTGAAAAAATACAGTTTCACAAAAACGAACTCTTCTGCTACGCCCCAATAGGCTGCCATGCTAACCTGTTCTACGCTGATGAGCCTAAACCACAGCTGGAGCAGCTGACAGATGCCTTCTGGGACTACGTTGCCAAGGCAACGCAAACGGCCGACGACACCGTCCAGATGATCAGGAAGTCTCAGCTGGGACAGGATGTCAAGTAAGTAATGTGATCTGTGATGTAGTTGTCATAACGTGTGGAATGTCTATAGTCGAATCGCTCAGATT
This genomic interval carries:
- the LOC139564221 gene encoding apolipoprotein A-IV-like — translated: MKVLVVLAIAILSGCHANLFYADEPKPQLEQLTDAFWDYVAKATKTADDTVQMIRKSQLGQDVNDHITESADVASQYAISLQEQLPPAAKDLMTKITQEAEVLKERLEQDLGSVKGKLEPYAEEMKTQVQQRVEQLKQDLAPYAEALDSEALRATLLQKSEELKGSLEQSVKELQSQLGPYTDELKQKVDLRLQDFQKRVAPLAENLQSQLTTRAQMVQKSLAPYAEDLKDKLDPYAQDLKAQLTALYQAFTNTN